A genomic stretch from Lathyrus oleraceus cultivar Zhongwan6 chromosome 2, CAAS_Psat_ZW6_1.0, whole genome shotgun sequence includes:
- the LOC127121782 gene encoding uncharacterized protein LOC127121782, translating into MERGQLANEGYSDWVHVGEGIKEHELGMKHVKNMTTWYEYRKRLQKFQTIDKTTQRLIEKEKDYWKNVLKRVISIVKFLAKHNLAFRGSKEKLYEDSNGNFLGLIEMLAEFDPIIQEHVRRVTTQKVHIHYLGHNIQNELISLLGSAITIEIIRKIKQTKYFSVILDCTPDGLFDVLQNELKELGLDLFDVRGQCYDNGSNVKGKHQGVQNRFLDINPRAFYTPCGCHSLNLALCDMTNSCIKARNFFGVVQRIYIIFANSTKRWQNLKDNVKGLTPKSLSSTRWESRVESVKAIRTQMLEFTEALLEVSENDLDPKIQNEAKSLATNELGDFEFLMAIIIWFEILSAINFVSKLLQENDMLIDVAMQKIKGLISYFEGYRETGFYKVLINAKEIAVELNIAPIFSQRRIIKRKRQFDENLNIPSVELSEEESFRVNYFLYLVDQVVVSLNKRFEQYQEYESIFGFLFTSHKLQSLDDAALKSCCTNFEQALKHNEQSDIDENEFFAELKLLREMLHEETIRPTDILLFLKGLDCFPNTVIAYRILLTIPVIVASAERSFSKLKLLKTYLRSTMSQERLNGLALIAIENDILETIKYEDLVDDFASKSVRRKVLFM; encoded by the exons ATGGAGAG GGGACAATTAGCAAATGAGGGTTATAGTGATTGGGTACATGTTGGTGAAGGAATTAAAGAGCACGAGTTAGGCATGAAACATGTTAAAAATATGACTACTTGGTATGAGTATCGCAAAAGGCTACAAAAATTTCAAACTATTGATAAAACAACTCAAAGATTAATTGAGAAAGAAAAGGATTACTGGAAAAATGTTTTAAAAAGAGTTATTTCAATAGTGAAATTTCTTGCTAAACATAATTTAGCCTTTCGTGGTTCTAAGGAGAAATTATACGAAGATAGCAATGGAAACTTTTTGGGTTTGATTGAAATGTTAGCTGAATTTGACCCCATCATCCAAGAACATGTTAGACGTGTTACAACTCAAAAAGTTCATATTCATTATCTTGGGCATAATATACAGAATGAGTTGATTTCATTGCTTGGTTCTGCGATTACAATTGAAATCATTAGAAAAATCAAACAGACAAAGTATTTTTCAGTGATACTTGATTGTACTCCTGAT GGTCTTTTTGATGTTTTACAAAATGAATTGAAAGAACTTGGTCTCGACCTATTTGACGTGAGAGGGCAATGTTATGATAATGGGTCCAATGTGAAAGGAAAACACCAAGGTGTGCAAAATAGATTTTTAGACATAAATCCGAGAGCCTTTTATACTCCTTGTGGTTGTCATAGTCTTAATTTGGCATTGTGTGATATGACTAACTCTTGTATTAAAGCTAGGAATTTTTTTGGAGTTGTTCAACGCATTTATATAATTTTTGCCAATTCTACTAAGAGATGGCAAAATTTGAAAGATAATGTAAAAGGGTTGACTCCAAAATCATTGTCATCCACTCGTTGGGAGAGTCGTGTAGAAAGTGTCAAAGCTATAAGAACTCAAATGTTAGAATTTACAGAAGCTTTGCTTGAAGTGTCAGAAAATGATCTTGATCCTAAAATACAAAATGAAGCTAAATCCTTAGCAACAAATGAGCTTGGTGATTTTGAGTTTTTGATGGCTATAATTATTTGGTTTGAAATATTATCTGCAATTAATTTTGTTAGCAAGCTTTTACAGGAAAATGATATGCTTATTGATGTTGCTATGCAAAAAATTAAGGGGTTGATTTCGTATTTTGAGGGATATAGAGAAACGGGTTTTTATAAGGTATTGATTAACGCTAAGGAAATTGCGGTGGAATTGAATATTGCCCCAATATTTTCTCAAAGGCGTATAATTAAAAGAAAAAGGCAATTTGATGAGAATTTGAATATCCCATCAGTCGAGCTATCAGAAGAAGAATCATTCAGGGTTAATTATTTTCTTTACCTTGTTGATCAAGTTGTTGTTTCTCTTAATAAGAGGTTTGAGCAATACCAAGAGTATGAAAGTATTTTTGGTTTCTTGTTTACTTCTCACAAGTTACAATCATTAGATGATGCAGCTTTGAAGTCTTGTTGTACTAACTTTGAGCAGGCATTGAAACATAATGAGCAATCTGATATTGATGAGAATGAATTTTTTGCAGAGTTGAAGTTACTAAGAGAAATGTTGCATGAAGAAACCATAAGACCTActgatatattattatttttaaaaggCTTGGATTGTTTTCCTAATACAGTTATTGCATATAGAATCTTATTGACTATTCCTGTGATAGTTGCTTCTGCAGAAAGAAGTTTTTCAAAATTGAAGTTGTTAAAGACTTACTTGCGGTCTACCATGTCACAAGAAAGGCTTAATGGATTGGCATTAATAGCTATTGAAAATGATATTTTGGAGACAATAAAATATGAAGACTTAGTAGACGATTTTGCTTCAAAAAGTGTTCGTAGGAAGGTTCTTTTTATGTAG